The genome window CTTCATCGATTGCTgcttgaaattcaaattcatcTGCTCCTGGATTTCCTTCGCCTTGCGCGCGAGCAGCATGCGCACCTCGTTAAAGTTCTTGTTGCGCAACTCAGCATACAGCTCCTCGCCCGAGTGCATCATCAGCGTCTTGCACTGTCCTCTGTCCGACAGCAAGCGTTCCGACTCCTCAGCAGCACGGGCAGCAGTCGCAGCTGCGGAGGACGAATTAACTGCATTGTAGGAGGGAAAATGCTCAGCGGGGAGCGTCAGTTGATTCTGTCTTATGCCATAGAACTCATCAATCAGTCCCTCGTATGTTAATTGGGTGGCCAGCGGCGACAGAAGATCGATGCCACGATCCAACAGAATGAGCTGATCGATGGCGCCCTTATCGCCGTTGTACAGTGACATCTCATCGATGGCCAGCTGCTTGGCATGATGCCACACCAGCTGCGCCTGCACACCCTTGCCATAGATCTTGGGTATGCGTCCGTAGAGACGCTGCAGTTGCACCAATCCAATGGCCGCCTGATACAGCGCTGTGGTATCGCCATCGATGCTGACATCACGATATGCATGCAGCATTTCCATGCTCACCACATCCGCATCGAGGGGCAGAAAGTTCCAGGGCAACTCCTCAAGCCGTCCAAATGCGCCCATCACCTCTTTGTTCTCCAGCTGCTTGATGCACTGACACGAGCGCCGTGGCACGAAGAGAATGTGAAATTGCCGGCCATGTTGACTGTTGGTTTTCACATGCGCAACCAGCTGATCCATGAGCGCCACCTGTGGCCGTACAATGTACACAATGTTGTTTAGCTCCTTGGGGAAACGCATCTCCGGCTTAAGGGGCAACAAATCAATGGAGCGCTCTCTGAAGAGAGTCGGTTTGGTCACCAGTTTGAGTGGCCCAATCATTGCCTCGTCCAGGACAATCACTTTGGAGCCATGGATGGCGTCGATCTGTTGCACCAGCTCGCGGCATGCGGACTCCTGCAGCAGTTGTAGATTGACGCGTTCACTCTTCAAGTGAGGAAACATAATTTGCtacgtttgttttgttgctatGTACACTGTTTGTCTGCGAGCGAGCGACTTTGCAGCCGTCGTTGTGGATGGCGAGATGTaccttttgctttttctatTCGCTTTTTGTGGATGGGTGGCAAACTCTCCAGTTCTAGCTGTaactgcaacttgcaacgCCCACGTACCAACTGAGCGCTCACTCGTTACTGTGCCCAAGCAAACAGCTGATAAGCAACTATAACAAGAAttaataatagcaataataatactacATAATAAATCCATACTGACATCATATTCAATCTAAAAAAAGCTATGCGACTTTTGCAGCAACATTCAGAgaacaaaagaaatttatataaatcatTGCAACACAAGTATTTTCTAATCGTTAAAAATAACATCAAGATCAACCACAACAATGACGctgcaataattaaaaaaattcaaccaACCACACATAACAAATTTAACacaatttaatacaaaacaaatattacaacaaacaaaacaaaaacaaacaagttggaaagctacagtcgagtgtgctcgactgtgagatacccgctacccattttgaataaaagcaaaataatacggtattatttttaaaatataccgaaaatactactaaaatactaaaatataccaaatggtatatttggtatatcaatatagtaccacattcaaaatataccatagacggcataatgtaccagattgtcggccaaagcaactaagacccctagtaaacTCGAGTGTTTAACGAGAGCACCTGCCATGTTGGCTTAATCTCACGAAGCCCGAGCTGAGGGATACAAATTAAGCGTTAATCAGCGCCCCCTTGGAATTCACCGCAGGTACACAATTGAAGAGCTAGTTGATTGTACTAGACACTTCCTCCCGTGTGGGGAGCGAGGCCCATCTAAAACCTCTTCAGATTTTTGGTTATCGGCAACCGGTTGATCGTACGCAACTCCACGCTGAGTAAAAACCTCATTGTCCGCTTTGGACTAACCACAGCCACCACTATACTCCTCGAGGAGCCGCAACCAAATACCAGGACGGACAAAGTTCGCAGGCACCTGGTTCTCGTGGTACCATAAACACACCTCTGGTCAGGTGTCGTACCTACCAATGGTACTATCAATTAAACTTCAAACAGTTAGCATTGGTGCCGCACCTCCTTAATCGCCTTTTACGATAAGTGGCGGTCCACTGTGATGGTATTTTTTCTAACCCTTCCACTACCCATCAGCCAATACACGGCTGAACTATGTTAAGTGAATAGGCGtctttgcccatacaaaagtatttatttaataccttccacaatttttatctgatcgcaataaaaatttcaggactcataaatactatagttattattgtttacacATCAAAATTCACAGCTttaattacgcttgttattcgattttttttgatttccgggggcggaagggggcgtggtaaaaatttgaaacaaacttgatctgcgtgcaaacataacaaatgctgtcgaaaattagagctctatcttttatagtctctgagatccagggtttcatacggacagacggacatggccatggctagatcgtctcggctgttgacgctgatcaagaatatatataatttatagggtcggagatgcctcgttctacctgttacttacatttcctgccggcacaaagttataatacccttctaccctatgggtagggggtataaaaacaaacaagctacaatttttttctgcaAACTTCGATTTGATGCGACACCCAAAGTTCCCTTATCCAATCGTTATTTGCCAGCCACCTAACCACGATACTATCTCATTACATAAGCACAAGATACTCAGTCGTATCTTCACAGAGTTTCGCTTAGAATCAAACATTTTTTCACTTGGCAATGACAGTTGCTGATATATCGAAGCCAAGCCAATCATTAGGCGTTTGATTAGCCCGAAGCACATACATAAAACATGACTAAGAtcatgataatgataatgataatggaCAACTGCTGTCAATTGCCTAAATATTCGCGAAAAGTCTGCACAGTGGTTTAAAAACTTATAACTGCTACTTCAATGAAAAGCTTGAagcaaattatgaattttacaGAAGCTAGTTGGTTAATTCGATTAATCATTTTTATCACCttctaataataaaataatgttatatgATATATGCATATTGTCAATATATCGTTCTTGCAGTTATAAAATATTActcattcattttcatttttaaaggCGTccttaaatcaattaaataaataaaagaagaaatcatttaatcttttttactttttcattatttatttgtattatattttcttattggATTTACATGTTATCACATAagaacatttgttttttgatgacttaaaataatcttttatatttcaatttgaacaacttcaataaaataagttGTATGATCTATCTAGTGGAATCCTTgcctaaaatatattaataaaatatttcttaagaAGGAAATTGTGTGTTCTTCataaattcttattaaaacTTTAGGTTGTTAAATTGACattcttttttgtatacaatGTATCACTTGTTAATCTCTCAActaacagcaaataaaatagttttgtaaaaaataaatacaaaataaagtaaaataaaagtttcacAAATTGTACTTGTTCCACATCAGCTACCTATCTGGCTATCTAGAATATACTCGTTGTATTACTAAATTCAACATAACCCCATTTAACAATGCGAGAAAAATTTTGAGATTTTATCAGAATatcattaaacattttcaaattccaTTTGGCAtgtcaataataatttaattgcaaatatttgtaatcGATTTGGGGAGCCAGTGTACACATAAAACGTATGGCTTGttatattgtgtgtgtacgaTGTACGATGATCGTTGTACATGTGGAAGGCTGGCTGGTTAACGGCTTAACTGGAGGCTCATAATTCATATGGCCAAGTAAACAGCAGGCATTTTTCGTTATGTGGCACAAAATGCCAATGAACTCGCAACAGCGACACcaatttctgtattttttgttgtttttcgttcATCTTTTGTCTTAGAAATaccaaaaggaaaaaaaataacgaaacgGAAGCGACCTCAAGTGCCATCCACAGTCAGCTGGTAATTTGCGACTGCTTGACATGCATATCAGAGCAGAGTTTGTaaagagaagaggagaggGAGGAGAACAGGTAACGCACTTGAAGGCCATCGCGGAGTCGTCGTGAAGCCGAACCCGGAGTTGCAACCAGCAGTGGAAGTGCATGCTCAAAGCGCGTTAAACGATGATTTAATGCCAATAAATAAGTGTAAACGTTCATTACAGATAATTAATGTATCTGCACTGTGCC of Drosophila nasuta strain 15112-1781.00 chromosome 3, ASM2355853v1, whole genome shotgun sequence contains these proteins:
- the LOC132790735 gene encoding vacuolar protein sorting-associated protein 33A-like, which gives rise to MFPHLKSERVNLQLLQESACRELVQQIDAIHGSKVIVLDEAMIGPLKLVTKPTLFRERSIDLLPLKPEMRFPKELNNIVYIVRPQVALMDQLVAHVKTNSQHGRQFHILFVPRRSCQCIKQLENKEVMGAFGRLEELPWNFLPLDADVVSMEMLHAYRDVSIDGDTTALYQAAIGLVQLQRLYGRIPKIYGKGVQAQLVWHHAKQLAIDEMSLYNGDKGAIDQLILLDRGIDLLSPLATQLTYEGLIDEFYGIRQNQLTLPAEHFPSYNAVNSSSAAATAARAAEESERLLSDRGQCKTLMMHSGEELYAELRNKNFNEVRMLLARKAKEIQEQMNLNFKQQSMKEIYSFVRRIPQMLEQKRATSDHTSIAGLIDEQLKSDAFNDDLAAEQEFMVCADIDKSSAYIEDLIARRSELRNVLRLICLQCAAASGFKEHVLYHYKRKLAHVYGLEVLLTISNLEKAGLLHVQTESRAYAVLRKTLHLTVDDSVEVSPKDISYVHSFYAPLTARLVEHWLQPLGWQTLKSQINNLPGPTFEDFQVPLIGIRGHHGGGGTPSETSLLHARRVVLVLFVGGCTFAEIAALRFLAAQEDNNVQFVIATTKIINKRTFLESVMGS